In Blastocatellia bacterium, one DNA window encodes the following:
- a CDS encoding YgeY family selenium metabolism-linked hydrolase, with translation MIPLTEITQAIRAKVEEHREHLITFLRELVAIPSMNSQIGEVGQRVAREMEKLGYDEIRFDRMGNILGRIGSGPRILLYDSHIDTVGIGDPSAWQWDPFQGKIENGIFYGRGACDEKGSTPGMVYALAFIKELGLGDGFTFYYFGNMEEWCDGIAPHALVEVEGIRPDYVVIGEPTDMKIYRGHRGRIELKCVTKGRSCHASMPHLGENAIYKMTRFIQSLEALNDRLHEDPFLGKGTVVVSDIECKTPSINAVPDECTIYIDRRLTFGETKESALAEIRSLPGAEVVDVQEMYYNEPSYTGFVFEVDKYFPAWALDENHQLVQAAKATYETLWGGPAPIGRWNFSTNGIYWMGKAGIPCIGFAPSNEEYAHTVLDQVPLDDAVRATEFYTLLPVYLRG, from the coding sequence CCAAGGTGGAAGAACATCGAGAGCACCTGATTACTTTTTTGCGAGAGTTGGTCGCCATTCCCAGCATGAACAGCCAGATTGGTGAGGTTGGCCAACGTGTGGCGCGTGAGATGGAGAAACTGGGTTACGACGAGATTCGCTTTGACCGCATGGGCAATATCCTCGGTCGCATCGGCAGCGGACCTCGGATTCTGCTTTACGACAGTCACATTGATACGGTCGGCATTGGCGATCCGAGCGCCTGGCAGTGGGACCCCTTCCAAGGCAAAATCGAAAACGGCATCTTCTATGGTCGCGGCGCATGCGACGAGAAAGGCTCAACGCCGGGCATGGTCTATGCGCTGGCGTTCATCAAAGAGCTTGGACTTGGCGATGGATTCACCTTCTATTACTTCGGCAACATGGAGGAATGGTGCGACGGGATTGCCCCGCACGCGCTGGTCGAAGTTGAAGGCATTCGTCCCGATTACGTTGTTATCGGCGAGCCAACCGACATGAAAATCTATCGTGGGCATCGTGGGCGCATTGAGTTGAAATGCGTCACCAAAGGCCGCTCCTGTCACGCTTCCATGCCGCACCTGGGAGAGAACGCCATTTACAAAATGACGCGGTTCATTCAAAGTCTGGAAGCGTTGAATGACAGGCTCCATGAAGACCCGTTTCTGGGCAAAGGCACAGTTGTAGTCAGCGACATCGAGTGCAAAACGCCTTCGATCAACGCTGTCCCTGACGAATGCACGATCTATATTGATCGCCGGTTAACGTTTGGCGAAACGAAAGAATCAGCCTTAGCCGAGATTCGCTCGTTGCCCGGCGCCGAAGTCGTTGACGTGCAAGAGATGTACTACAACGAGCCGAGCTATACCGGCTTCGTCTTTGAAGTGGACAAGTATTTCCCTGCATGGGCGCTCGATGAGAATCATCAATTGGTGCAAGCAGCCAAAGCAACCTATGAAACCTTGTGGGGCGGACCGGCCCCGATTGGGCGCTGGAATTTCAGCACCAACGGCATTTATTGGATGGGCAAAGCCGGCATTCCCTGCATCGGGTTTGCTCCGAGTAACGAAGAATATGCTCACACGGTGTTAGATCAGGTGCCACTTGACGATGCTGTTCGCGCCACCGAGTTTTATACGTTGTTGCCGGTGTATCTGCGTGGTTGA